TTGCTCAAGCCCTAGCGCTATTAAGGACACAGACAGGATTTGAGAGCTCTAAGCCCAAGTGTTCCTCCACCTAGGGAAGAAAGAATCCCTGCATTTTTGGGGCAAGGCCCCATCTAGGAGATCCAGGGCCAGAATGGAGCAAGTACCTGCAAGGGGATGACAACCCCAAAAAGCTTCTTCTCCTTGTCGGAAAGGACATATTTGACAAAGGCCCAGCCAGAGCCAATGAGAGCAATGGTGATGAAAAGGAGGGCTCCCTTTAGCCTGTgattggagagaggaggaggaaaggggaaggtgAGAATAACTGGAATATGAGTGCTTCTGGGTACTGGCCCAGAGAATGGCAAATagcctctcttctcctcccatctttttcttctgccctctccttttttttctcttcccttccctcccctttcctggGTTTCTAGGCTGAACAATATGGAATGGGGGAAGAGGACAGATAGCCCCCACCTTCCATCCTGGGACCAGGGAAGGGTTTGGACCCTCACTTACAGGTGGGTGATGTAATCGGTGACGGCAAGACCCTCGATGGGACGGCCTTGGCTGTTGATGAAGTAGTAGTTGATCTAGAGAAAGAGGCCCAATCATGGGCGGATTGggttggggatggggaggaggccAGGCACCTGTGGCCCTGGGGTGACAGTTCTGTAGAGGGTCAAGGTTTTTCTAGCTGAGACTCTCAAAATGAACAATGCTTGCTTTCACCTAAAACAGTCAGGAGCTCAGATTCCCAAGGGTCTCTATGAAAGCCTGGGGCCTCCCTTCCCAGGCCTAAATGTCCCCCTTGCCCTTTTCCCCATTTTGACCCAGCTGGGAGCTCACACTGTGAAAGAGGAGAGATGCGCTCTTGGTGAAGGCCAGAGCCGCCATCAGCCAGTGGATTTTGAAGACATTGTATCTGGGAAGAGGAGGACATGCTTAGAAGAAGGGGAGGCTAGGGGAATGCCTTGGGATTTGGGAGGGATAGAAGTCTGGGTCTGGGGGAGCCTCAGGGACTAGGGGCTTCCAGAGCTGTGGAAGGGAGGGGGTAAGGGTTCCCAGTTTGGGGTAAGCAGGATTGTTACTTGTGTTTGCAGAGAACAGAAACCCATACGGCTCCAGCCCCCAGAAAACAGGCTGACATAATCAGGTAGAGCTTGAAGAGGGGGATTTCAGTAGCAGACAGAAAGCCTTCAGGGTTCTTCTCTCGGATCATTATCTGGATGAAGAAAACAGGATGAGGGGTGGGCCAGGTCAGTGCGAGGGCTGCGCTTCTGACTCTGCACTTTCTTAGGGAAAGGAACCTCACCGTGATGTCAAAAGGCCTCTCGTGACCAGGGATGGCATTGTAGCAGTTGTGAAAGTTGAGGTTGTAAAGTCCTTCCTCAGCTGGGGAGCCAATCACCACGTGGAACTGGTTGGGGAGAGAGCACCTCTCAGGCTTCCTCCCTCTGAGGGCCTGGAGGAGCCCAagcttccctctccctttccagaAACAAGGGGCTGATTTTCTAGGCAAGCAGGAGGCTGCTGTGCCAGGGAGGGGAGCGGATAGGTTCGGGTGGATGGGGATGAAGATCAGACGTTGTGGCAGAGAAGATAGGGCCCTGAAACCAGGAGGCAACTTACACTGAAGTTGTAGGAATCGTTGTTGTAGCCCAAGCTCAGGACCAGCCCTGTCTCCTTATGGCTGGGGTCCTAAGGGAAAAAGAACCCAGCATCAGGGCCCACCACCTGTTCATCTTGGCAGTGGGCCCTGCATTGGGAATATTTATTGCCTAAAACAGCTCTTCCTGCCTTACACTCAGGGTTCTGAACTATGCCCCATCCAGGCTGGTCTTGTCATCCCCCTACCCAATCCTGTCTATAATAGGAATGACTTCACTCTTTGTACTTATATCCCCACTGCCTGGCACACAGGAGATGTTTAATAATGCTTgctgaatggctgaacaaagcCCAACGAAATGCTTTCCCTTCAGGAAGTCTTCCCAATCCCATCCCACCTCCCTCTGAACTCCCTCAGGACAGGGAGGCCTGTATTGTAATGAGAAAGCTCTGGATTTGGAGAGAAAGTTCTAGTCTTGGTTCCATGGGATCCCTCTTGCcctttctgagtttcagttttcccctctgtaaaaatggggatgcTAAACCTTGTGCTCTCATATTCTCACATGGCTGTTGGGAGGAACAAAGCTTGTAAACTCTAAACTGTGCCAGGTGGCACTGACCTTGTGGAAGAAGCCTCTCCTCCAACTAGTGTGGATATTGCCCATGTCCAATACTTTGCCTGCTCCCCTGGTGTGGTCCCGGGGCACCAGTAAGTGCTGGCAGCATGATGCTCCCAGAATCCTCCTTACCTGACTCTTCAAAGACAATGGTGAAGATTTCCCATCCTGGTTGGCTGCACTGGTCCCTGCAAAGCAAGCACAGGCCTGTCGACCAAGGATGGCAAGGGTCAGAAGGTAGGGTGGGGATGTGGACAGGCAGATGGTGATAGAAAGACAGGGTTCCTACTGGAACGTACCATTGCCTGGACTGGACAGAGATACGCCTTCTTGGAGAAGTCCCGGAGAAATCTGGAGTTTCTTTTGCTCCCCAAATTGGTATACCTGAACCCTATAATCAGGAGAAGGAAGTTAAGAATCCTGGGTTCTAGCTCTCCTCTTGACACTGGATTATCTTGATCTAGCACTTCCTGTGTTCTGGGCCTAGATAATTTCCAAGGCCTTTTCTGGCTACTCTCCCCCTTCTACTCTTATACCCCACCCCGGCAATATCTAATCTCTGAACCTCCCAAATATGATCAAACTCACTGTTTTCCCTTGAGGTCGATGAGGAAAGTGGCCATCAAGTTGCTCCCATTGTGCTTAAGAGCACAGGTATGAGGTTCTGGGGcctggaaggaggagagaggcagaAATGGGTAGGAAGCCCAGGGTTATGCCCAGACTCTGTCAGAGGTGCCTCCTCCAGCCCTAGTGTTTTATTCCTCATACAGGAGCAGGGATGTACAGTGTACATGTACACGAACATGCgcgcgcatacacacacacacacacacacacacacacacacacacacacacacttcccccTTCTACTTCCCTCCACTAGCAGGAGAGGGCCcttggaaggaagaagaagacaaACAGTAGGCAGGCGGGCAAAGACAAATACttggaagggaaaaatattgGCAAAGGGCCCCTTTCCCCGGTAATAATATTCAATTCATTTCTAGGTGATAGGAAAAAAACATCGGCAGGTTCTTTGTTAAATGTATAGAAGGCCAATGCTCCCCTATCTTGGGAGACCCATCCTCAAACAAGGGACTCACAGAATAGGATCGAATGCTGCCAGTTCGAGCTCGGGATAGGCTGAAGCCCAcctaagggaaaaagaaaagaattatttggGGACCCCAGAGAGGggtcctcccttttttctcccctcccttccctccaagaGACTCCTAGATTTatatcccttcctcctttttccttcaaattcagcctcatccAGGCTTTCATTTGATGGAGGCAGGGTATCTTCCACCCCATCTAGGCCTCTGTTTTTCACTTCCCTGAGTTTCAGATGAGGCTGTCCCAAACCCCAAATGTCTCTGTCCTCACCAACTGGGGTTGTTCTTCCTTGCTTTCCAAACGGAGACGAAGGAGGCTGAGTTCCACTTCCAAAGAGCCATTGGTAAAGAAGCCGAAGCTGTTCAGCTGGATGTCGGCCCGCCTTTCCCCCTAAGAGAGAGTCCAACTGTCTAGTCACCAGAGCCAAATGCGCCCCAAAGGCTCAACAGACAATCCCTGATACAAATCTTCTTCTCATATGATGGACCTAATCTCATCGCTACTTCCTGACCAGGGGTGGGCAACATCCAACCCATGGCCTGTATTAAGGTctgtgaaatcatttgctaaatgatgagctgaaagctagttACAACAACCTACCACTAATGGAGTTCTATaagctgataattttgtatggcctgaAAATGCTGTTGTAAATATCCAAACGGtgcttggcagaaaaaaggttctcAATTTCTGCCCTAAACAATACCTAGACCCAGAATGGAATGGGTAATTTTCTCAGgatcagagaggaaaaaaggagcacACCTTGGGATGAGGATGACCAGAGCAGACATCAGACTCCCTTTACTCAATTTACCCTTCCCTCCCCttgttctttccctccttcaactCAGAACCAAGACAAATAATGCAGATGCTCTCGCCTATCAACATATCCATGCAGGAATATCCAGCCAGGATCTCCACACATCAGAAAGAAGGCAGACTAGCTCAGGAGTTCTTAAACCTGAGTCATGGACTCCCTTGGCTGGACTCCTTCTAGAGATcatgattttaaatgcataaaaaaaaaaaaaaaaaaaaaacataggactACAAAATAAACCAATTTACTGAAatggttatcaaaatattaaggaaaacaaaaatcacaggtcccaggttaagaacctctggtgAACCAAGCCCAAgatctttttctcatttcacttatgTCCCACTCTTTCAAGAAAAGTATGAGCTAATAGTAGCAATTGGAATTCCTAGGGCTTTAGGAGATTAGATCTTCCTGCGGCTTGCAAGCATGGGATATGAGACCCGGCCTGGggaagatgcatttttttttctttaggagatGAGATCTTCCTGCGGCTTGCAAGCATGGGATATGAGACCCGGCCTGGggaagatgcatttttttttctttaggagatGAGATCTTCCTGCGGCTTGCAAGCATGGGATATGAGACCCGGCCTGGGGAAGATGCATTTTTTTCTGTGTTGCCTGGCTATTCTCTGAGATAAATTACAGGATGGCAGCTAATCGAACCGATTCCGGGAGGGAATTTACACTCCGGGTGGTTCAGGATGAAGATGAAATCTCTATTCCCGATCACTCCCCCATTCCAAGGAAAGATCACAAGGCTGCTTTCTTTTCCAACACATCCCTGCATGTCACCgcgcccattttacagatgagaccccccccccccccgaaaagGAAACCGGTTGCCTCAAAGTGCCACGACTAGAAAGCCCTAGATCACAGACTGCTTCACTCGGAAAGCTGTCTGGTCAGACCGCATTAGGCTCTTTGGCATTCTCGGAAGACAAAAGTAATTCATGTTTTGGATGCAAGGAGTGGGGGGAGAGGTGAGACAGTACACGCACGAGGGAGGAGGAGTCAGGAGGAGGAAACAACCCCGCCCGGGGAAAACCAGGAAATTGGCGGGGGAAACAAGGATCAGGGACGACGAGGAGGAGGAAGGCGGACAGTCCCATCTGGGCGGGAAAGGGGTCGACCGCTGGGGGTTCTGGCCAGACGAATCCATTAGGATAGGCGGTGGGGGGATGTGTATGTGTGGAAGCGCAGGACCGCTCcatagggagaaaaggagggagggtggACGAGTCCACAAGAGCCGGGGGGGGGCCCAGGAAAACCTTCCCCCCCACCACTCCCTGCATCGCCCGCAACCTCACCGTCAGCACCAGCTGGTGGATCCTACCCGAGCAGCCGtccagcagcagcagccccagcaGCAGAGGCAGAGGCAGCGGCGATAGCACCCGCTTTGCTCGGGTCCCACCGCCGAGCCCCCTCCTCCGGTCTTCGGCCATCGCTGGAGCCGCCACCGCCTCCGACAACGCCCCCGGCACTCTAGAGTCCGCCCCTCACATAGCCAATCGCAGCGTACGAAGGCAGACCCTACCTACCGGGGTGTTGAAAGAGCCAATTCGCAACCAGGCTCTCGACCACTTGGCACCTGACGGACAGCAAGTTAAACAAATCGGAGAGCCGAACACTCTCGTCCGACCCCTTAGTCATACCCAATAAGAGATGAGAATCCATCGGGTGTGCCTGACAGATGAGCAGATGAACCAATTGCAATGTGTCCGGTTCAGGAAGGTATGGAAGAAATCCTCCAGCACCCTAACTGACAGAGCCAGGACTACAATTCCCAGAATGCAGCATCTCAAATGACAGTACCCGAGAAAGGACAGGGAGGTAGTGGGACTACATTTCCCATAATACACAGGAAGGCAAACCAGTAAATTggaatgtttatttctttcttaggCTCGGCGACTTAGGTCCAGAGCCGGGCACACCCAACCCTGTGGGCCTGATCTAGCGCGGCCCTTTCCCTACCCTAGTCCCACCTAGTCCCCGGGCCTAAATTGTTGGATTGGTAAGTAAGCACTTAGGGATCATCTTCTAAAGGTCACTAGGGTCTCCAAGGTCACATcattaataatagaatttatagagcgctttaagtttgcaaagttcCCTACCAATGTTATCTCCGCCGATCCCGAGGATTCTGggaagttggtgctattattattcccgtGTTACAGACGAGGAAGCA
This sequence is a window from Sminthopsis crassicaudata isolate SCR6 chromosome 1, ASM4859323v1, whole genome shotgun sequence. Protein-coding genes within it:
- the GPR108 gene encoding protein GPR108; amino-acid sequence: MAEDRRRGLGGGTRAKRVLSPLPLPLLLGLLLLDGCSGRIHQLVLTGERRADIQLNSFGFFTNGSLEVELSLLRLRLESKEEQPQLVGFSLSRARTGSIRSYSAPEPHTCALKHNGSNLMATFLIDLKGKQVQVYQFGEQKKLQISPGLLQEGVSLSSPGNGTSAANQDGKSSPLSLKSQDPSHKETGLVLSLGYNNDSYNFSFHVVIGSPAEEGLYNLNFHNCYNAIPGHERPFDITIMIREKNPEGFLSATEIPLFKLYLIMSACFLGAGAVWVSVLCKHKYNVFKIHWLMAALAFTKSASLLFHSINYYFINSQGRPIEGLAVTDYITHLLKGALLFITIALIGSGWAFVKYVLSDKEKKLFGVVIPLQVLANVAYIIIESTEEGTSDYALWKEILFLVDLICCGAILFPVVWSIRHLQEASGTDGKVAVNLAKLKLFRHYYVMTVCYIYFSRIVAVLLRVSVPFQWQWLYELLVEVSTLVFFILTGYKFRPASNNPYLQLPQEDDEEDVQMDQVMTESGLREGLSKVNKTATSREAL